Proteins from a genomic interval of Candidatus Cloacimonadota bacterium:
- the murJ gene encoding murein biosynthesis integral membrane protein MurJ has translation MSNRKLAKNIGSMSIAVFFSRISGLIRDIVMTSFFGTTYVADAFQVGYQIPNLLRKLFGEGALSAAFIPIYNEIGINKGKKYQLGFALNVLSLLVSLLVILCFLGIILAPVIVKILAPGFDDQTYRLTVKISRILFPYLIFIGLSSTLISILNSHDFFFIPGLSSAFLNIGIVGSLGIYVLLKENSLLENRIIYASIGVLCGGFLQVIINFPLLKKIGYHLKINLHSRSEAIKSVWKRFLPGVAGLAIRQVNLAVDLILASLLATGSIAALNYGNRLMQLPLGIFGVSAGVAVLPLYSKYFATEKWNELKESLHFSIISLSFIMLPITAIIAGLGKDFIRLLFMRGAFNVDSLNMTYKALLFYSLGLIFFSLNRLLIPIFYANKDTKTPVKISAFVVVLNIILNIILMQFMQHAGLAFATTISAIIHFFVLKHFLKKKIPQLIFPRIFFEINKILILSALLFTGLCLAGNLFLPTNFWSTIVRIAIFIFLSIVFFFLGSQILQIKFSKQIITKLWQRFHKK, from the coding sequence ATGAGTAATAGAAAATTAGCAAAAAATATCGGTTCCATGTCGATCGCTGTTTTTTTCAGCAGGATTTCAGGGCTTATCCGCGATATTGTCATGACTTCTTTTTTTGGCACGACTTATGTGGCAGATGCTTTCCAGGTTGGATACCAGATACCGAACCTGCTTAGAAAACTTTTTGGAGAAGGTGCACTTTCCGCAGCTTTTATCCCGATTTACAATGAGATCGGGATAAATAAAGGTAAAAAATATCAACTTGGATTTGCATTAAATGTCCTTTCTCTTTTAGTATCATTATTAGTTATTCTCTGCTTTCTTGGAATTATATTAGCTCCTGTAATTGTTAAAATTCTGGCTCCCGGATTTGATGATCAAACCTATCGATTGACCGTAAAAATTTCCCGCATTTTATTTCCATATTTGATCTTCATCGGCTTATCATCGACTTTGATCTCCATCTTGAATTCTCATGACTTTTTCTTCATTCCCGGCTTGTCTTCCGCCTTCCTTAATATTGGAATTGTCGGAAGTTTGGGAATTTATGTTCTCTTAAAAGAAAATTCTTTGTTGGAAAATCGGATTATATATGCTTCTATCGGAGTTCTCTGCGGAGGATTTTTACAGGTAATTATAAATTTCCCATTATTGAAAAAAATCGGTTATCATCTGAAAATAAATTTACATTCAAGGTCTGAAGCGATCAAATCTGTCTGGAAAAGGTTTTTACCGGGTGTTGCCGGTTTAGCGATCAGGCAGGTAAATCTCGCTGTCGATCTTATTTTAGCATCACTACTTGCTACCGGAAGTATTGCGGCTTTGAATTATGGAAACCGTTTGATGCAGCTTCCTTTAGGAATTTTTGGAGTTTCTGCAGGAGTTGCTGTCTTACCTTTATATTCAAAATATTTCGCAACAGAAAAATGGAATGAACTCAAGGAAAGTTTACATTTCTCGATCATTTCTTTGAGCTTTATTATGCTGCCGATTACAGCGATCATTGCCGGACTCGGGAAAGATTTTATCAGATTGCTTTTTATGAGAGGCGCATTTAATGTAGATTCTCTTAATATGACTTACAAGGCATTACTTTTCTATTCTTTAGGTTTAATTTTTTTCAGTTTGAACAGACTGCTCATTCCCATTTTTTATGCTAATAAAGACACCAAAACTCCGGTTAAAATTTCTGCTTTTGTTGTTGTTCTAAATATTATTTTAAATATTATCTTAATGCAATTTATGCAGCATGCAGGTCTTGCATTTGCAACCACGATTTCAGCAATTATTCATTTTTTTGTCTTAAAGCATTTTCTCAAGAAAAAAATCCCACAACTCATCTTTCCAAGAATTTTCTTTGAAATAAATAAGATCCTGATTTTATCTGCCTTACTTTTTACAGGACTATGTTTGGCAGGAAATCTTTTTTTACCGACCAATTTCTGGTCAACGATCGTGAGAATTGCGATTTTTATTTTTTTGAGCATTGTTTTTTTCTTTCTTGGATCACAAATATTACAGATCAAATTCAGTAAACAGATCATTACAAAATTATGGCAAAGATTTCACAAAAAATAA